Genomic segment of Sphingopyxis sp. QXT-31:
ACGGCACGCTGCCGCCCGCCGACGCCGCGGCGACGGGCCTTTTCGACTATCCCGCGATCCGTCTCACCACCACCGGCGAGCAGCGCGAGGGGCAGAAGGGGCATAATCTTTCCTTCGGACGCTTCGAGCGCGCGGGGGTGTTCGAAACCACCGTCACCCGCCCCGACCTCTTCGCCGATTATCTGCGCGACCAGCTCACCCTGCTCGCGCGGCATTACGACATCGAGATCGAGGTCACGCGCACCGGGCAGCAGATCCCCTTTCCTTACGTGCTCGACGCCAGCGACGGATCGGACATGGGCCGCGTCACCCCGCTCGAGCTCGCACGCCACTTCCCTACCACGGAATTGGCCGACATCGGCGACGAGCTCGCCGACGGCCTGTTCGGCGCCGATCCCGCCGCGTCGCAGCCGCTCGCCTTGTTCGATGCGCTGCGCACCGACTTCAGCCTCGCACGCCTCCGCCATTACACCGGCACTGCGCCCGAGCATTTCCAGCGCTACATCCTCTTCACCAACTACCACCGCTATGTCGACGAATTCGTCGCCTGGGCGGGCGCGCAGGTCGGGCAAGGCCGCTACACCGCGCTCGCGGGCGCCGCGGGCCTCTATGTCGATCAGCCCGGCACCAACGCCAGCGCGCTCGTCGCCGACAGCGCGTGGCGGCGGCACCAGATGCCCGCCTATCACCTGATCGCCCCCGACGGCGGCGGCATCACGCTCGTCAACATCGGCGTCGGCCCGTCGAACGCCAAGACGATCTGCGACCATCTCGCGGTGCTGCGTCCAGAGGCCTGGCTGATGATCGGTCACTGCGGCGGCCTCCGCCCGAGCCAGCGCATCGGCGACTATGTCCTCGCCCACGCCTATCTTCGCGACGATCACATCCTCGACGCGGTGCTGCCCGTCGAAATCCCGATCCCGCCGATCGCCGAAGTGCAGGTCGCGCTGGCGAGCGCCGCCGAAGCGGTGTCGGGCGCCACCGGCGCCGACCTCAAGAAGCGTATGCGCACCGGCACCGTCGTCACCACCGACGACCGCAACTGGGAGCTGCGCTACACCGACAGCGCGCTGCGTTTCTCGCAGTCGCGCGCGATCGGCATCGACATGGAGTCCGCCACCATCGCCGCGCAGGGTTATCGCTTTCGCGTCCCCTATGGCACTTTGCTCTGCGTCAGCGACAAGCCGCTCCACGGCGAGCTCAAGCTGCCCGGACAGGCGAACCGATTTTACGAGGAAGCGATCGCCGCGCATCTCCAGATCGGCATTCGCGCGTGCGAGACGATGCGCGACGAGGGCGCCAAGCTCCACAGCCGGAAATTGCGCGCCTTCAACGAGCCGCCGTTTCGGTGAGTATGCCGGCACGCCTCTCTATTCTTCGTCACCCTGAACTTGTTTCAGGGTCCATGGCCGGGCATTGCCGCCTGCGCCGCGTCTGAGGCGAGGGCCGGCCATGGATGCTGAAACAAGTTCAGCTTGACGAGAAGGGAGTGAATCGAGCCATGCACAACTTCGCCACTCTCTCCCGCTCCATCGCCGGCCGCGTCGCGATCGTCACCGGCGCCGCGAGCGGCATGGGCCGCGCGACCGCGCTGCTGCTCGCCAGCGAAGGCGCGAAGGTCGCGGTCACAGATCTCGATCTCGCCGCCTGCGAAGCCGTGGCGACCGAGGCCGGGCCGAACGCCAAGGCCTTCGCGCTCGACGTCGCCGACGGCGAGGCGATCAAGCGCACCGTTGCCGAGATCGCCGAAACCTTCGGCGGCATCGACATCCTCATCAACAACGCCGGCGTCTCCAGCTTCGCCCCGCTCGACGCCGAAGATGACTATGAAGCGATCTGGCACCGCGCGCTCGCGGTGATGCTGACCGCGCATCAGCGCATGGTCCGCGCCGCGCTGCCGTGGCTCCGCGAAAGCGACGCCGCGCGCATCGTCAACATCGCCTCGACCGAGGGCCTCGGCGCGACGCCGGGCGACACGCCCTATGTCGCGGCAAAGTCGGGCGTCGTGGGCCTCACCCGCGGCCTTGCGGTCGATCTCGGCAAAGAGGGCATCACGGTCAACTGCATCTGCCCCGGCCCGATCCGCACCGGCATGACCGACAAGGTGCCCGAAGAGGATAAGGCCGTCTTCGCCAAGCGCCGCACCGCGCTTCGCCGCTATGGCGAGCCCGAGGAAGTCGCGCATGTGACGCTCAGCCTCGTGCTGCCGGCCGCCAGCTACATCACCGGCGCGGTCATCCCGGTCGACGGCGGGCTGATGGCACGCAACGCCTGACCACGACAAAAACCGCGCAAAACCGGGTTTTTGCGCGGTATCGACGATATCAACCATAGGAATCCGTGAAACGGCCAGATGTTGCACGGTTCGCCGCGCGGCGGGCTCACGTTACCCCGCTCCTCTACCCCCTCGCTGAACTTTTGCCCCGCCGCAACGGTTGACGCGAGGATCATGGGCAAGGGCCAGTCCGGCCCGTTTTTCGAAGGAGCAATATATGAAGGTCATTTCCCGCAGTCCGAGGCTGATGCTGGCGGTCGCCATGCTGGCCAGCACCGCATCGATCGGCGTCGCAGCCCAGGACAGCTATCCCGATCAGGCGATCACCGTGAACGGCGAACTGCCCTCGCCCGACCAGATGACCAAGGGTCCCAAGGTCGAAGGCCTGATCTCGGCACGCACCGACGGCCGGATGCAGGTCACCACCGCCGACGGCAGCAACCAGACCATCGCGATCGCCGACTATACCAAGATCAAGGGCAGCGGCGGCTTCCTCGGCCTCAGCAGCAACAAGCTTGCCGCCGATGCGCTGCTCAACGGCCTGCCGGTGACGATCGACACCTATCAGTGGGACGGCGGCCTCGTCGCCAACCAGATCGCGCTCAAGACCAAGGATCTCAAGACTGCGTCGATGATCCGCACCGGCACGGCGCAGGGCTTCGCCGAACAGACCGCCGCGACCGAGGCGCTGCGCGGCCGCGTCGGCGACATCGACCAGTATAACGTCAAGGCCACGACCAACGTCAATTTCGACACCGGCAAGGCCGTGCTGACCGAACAGGCGAAGGCCGACCTCTGCGCCGCGGCGAACCAGGCAAACAGCACCGAAAATGCGCTGCTGCTCGTCGTCGGCTACACCGACTCGACCGGCAGCGAGGAGCTGAACCAGGAGCTTAGCGAAAAGCGCGCGAGCCGCGTGGTCAACTACCTACAGCAGGCGTGCGGCTGGAAGCCCTATCGCATGCTGACCCCGACCGGCATGGCCGAAGCCGACCCGGCGGCGGACAATTCCACCCCCGAAGGCAAGGCGCAGAACCGCCGCGTCGCGGTGAACATCCTCGTCAGCAAGGCTGTCGACGGAATCTGACAGATGCGGGGTGGGTGAAAGCCCACCCCGTTTCGATTCAAAGCCGCCTTATTTTTCGTTCGTGTCGAGCGTGATCTATATGACGGCTTGTTCGCCCTCCCCGCACCACCGGCACGGGGAGGATCGCCGGTCAAACCCCTTCGCTGACCCGGTAACGCTCGCCGACCTCGCGCCGCGACAGCCCCGGCCCCATCGCCAGCCGCGCGGCATGATAGGCGTCCCACTGGCTTTCATCGGCGAGCGGCGGGATCGTGACTTCCTCGCCGCGATCGAGGCCCAGCAGCGCCGCGTCGACCAGATCGTCGGCGTCCATCACCATCTCGGCCGGAAAGGCGTCGATATCCTTGCCCGAACGTTCCCAGATTTCGGTGCGCGTCGCGCCGGGCAGCACCGCTTGAACCAGCACGCCCTGTTCGCGCACGCTGTTCGCCAGCGACAGGCTGAGGTTGAGCAGAAAGGCCTTCGATCCGCTGTACACGCCCTCGAAGGTCTCGGGCGCGAGCGCCAGGACCGAGGCGATATTGACGATCGCGCCCGTGCCGCGCGCGGCAAAGCCCTTGCCCGCCGCGATCGCCAGCCGCGCCGCGGCGGTGATGTTCAGCGCGATGATCGTCTGGATCTCGGCCGCGCTATTTTCCAGCGTGCCGCCGTTCAGGGACATGCCGGCATTGTTCACGAACAAAGTGATCGCCGCATCGTCGATCAGCCGTTGCTCGATCCGCGTCACGTCGTCGCTGTTGGTGAGGTCGGCGGCAATTACATCGACCGCGATGTCATGCTCGGCGCGCAGCTTCGTCGCCAGCGCCTCCATCTGCGCAGCATTGCGCGCGACGAGGATCAGGTCTTGCCCGCGCTTGGCGAGGCGGTCGGCATAGACGGCGCCGAGGCCGGTCGAAGCGCCCGTGATCAGGGCGGTTCCGTTGGGGATGGTCATAATTTTGCTCCTTCAAAGACGGCCCCCGGAGTATCCCGGCAAGAGTCGCTTGCAAAATGATAGTGACTGCCCCATATGGCTTCAATGGGTACGCAAGAAAATAATTCGGGCATCTGCCCCGTCGACCGCGGGCTGATGCGCGTCGGCGACCGCTGGAGCATATTGATCCTGCGCGACATCGACCGCGGGCTGACGCGCTACGACCAGATCCGTACCAGCCTCGGCATCGCGCCGAACATATTGGCGCGGCGGCTGGCCGCGCTCACCGAGGCCGGGCTGATCGAAAAGCGCCGCTACAGCGCGCGGCCCCCGCGCGACGAATATCTGCTGACCGAAGCCGGGCGCGACTTCCTGCCGATCCTCGCGGCAATCGGCGCCTGGGGGCGCAAACATAATGGCAGCGGCGCGTTGACGCGCCAGATCGACGCCGAGACGGGAGAGCCGGTCCGGCCGGTCGTTATCGACGCGAACACCGGCGCGCCACTGGGATCGCGCCCGCTCCGCATCGAATATCCGGACTAAATCCCTCTCCGCTTGGGGAGGGCCGCGGGCTAACTATTTGTACATGCCCTCGCGCAGGTTGATGCCGTGCTCGATCCAGACCTTGAGCGCACACAGCATCTGCGACCAGCCCTGGCAATTGCCGTAGGAAGCGCCGAGTGCCCCCTGGTTCTCGCGCCAGCCTTCCTCGGCGATCTCGACGAGCGTGCGACCGTCGTCGAGCGCCTTGAAGCTCATCGTCACCCGCGTGCGGTAATCGGCATCCTTGAGTTCGGCGCCATCCACGTTTGGCGCCTCGCCCTCGTTCGCCTGCCATTCGAGGACGATCTTCTCGTCCTCGACGACTTCGATGACATAAACGGGGAAAGCGCCCGGAAAATCGTGGAAGTCCCACTCCACCGTCGCGCCGGTCTCGAGCCGGCCTTTCGCGCCGCCGGTGGTGAAATAGTTCGACAGTTTCGCGGGGTCCGCGACCGCCTCGAACACCTCGTGCACCGGCTTCGCGATCCGCGCCGCCACCCGGAATTTCAGTTCCATATCCAGTCTCCGCTTGAGTCGCTGCCTTTTATGTTATATTTATATAACATGTCAATTCACGACCAGTTCGACGCGACCTTCAAGGCGCTCGCCTCGCCGATCCGGCGGCAGATACTCGACGACCTGAAGGACCAGCCGCTGACCACCGGGGCCTTGTGCGGCCATTTCGCCGACATCGACCGCTGCACGGTGATGCAGCATCTCAAGGTGCTGGAGGATGCCGGGCTGGTGATCGCCGAGCGCCGCGGCCGCGAGCGCTGGAACCATCTCAACGCGATGCCGATCCAGGACATCCACGACCGCTGGATCGGCCCCCACGCCGCCGCCGCGAGCGCGCGGCTCGCGCGCTTCAAGCAGGCAGTCGAAACGGCAGCGACATGATGCGCTAGGGAGCCGCCTTTTCCGCGAGCTTCTCCGCGCAGTCGTCCACCGCCGCATAGAGCGGGCTCAGCATGTCATACATGCTGCGCTGCTTCCCAATGACCCTGACAAGGCCTTTAGCCGTCCGGATGTGCAGCGAATCCTCGCGCATGATCGAATGGGGCGCGGGCGCCTCCACCGGGCCATCCTCGCCCACCCCGCTCATATCGACCGCATAAGCCATGCCCTTGCCCTCGAGGCGGGACAGTTCGGCACGCATTTGCGGGCATTGGACCGAATCGACCAACTCGGTCCTTATGTTGGCCCGAAGCACGGTCGCTGGCGACGGAAGTTCGGAAAAGATCCGCGCAGCATCGAGCAACCACACATCCGAATCCGGTTCGACACCTTCGCGCTTTAGCGCGGCGACGAGCGTCGCAGGATCGAAGGATTGCCGGAAGAATTCGCCGAGCGGGCTATGCTCGTCGAGTGCCGCTACCGGTATATTGACCTTGCGCAAGACGAACAGGCAGTCGTTGCGATCGACGTCCCATTGCCCCACCGCCCGGCAATAGCCGCGAATCTCGCCCGATTGATAATGGCCATAGTCGCTGAATTTCTTGTAGGTGACGATTTCGGCCTGGGGGCGATATCCCGGTCTGTCGGGGATATCCTTCATCGCATCGTCGATGATCGGCCCCTTGTGCTGCTCCAGCCAGTCGGCGTAGCGCCCATAAAGGCCGACCATATCATATCCGTCGAGCGTCATCGGCAGATCGTCGCGCGGCGGCGGTGGCGGCGGCGGCGCAGCCGCCGCCGCCACCGCCGCGCCGCACGCCAGCATCGCCAGGGCGAGACGCCTCACCACCCGGTCGGCTTGCCCTTGTTCTGCTCGTCGAGCCATGCCTTCAGCGGCGCGAAATATTCGGCCATCGCCTTGCCCGACATCTCGCGGCTGCCGGTGAAGGCCTCCAAAGCGTCGGGCCAGGGCTTCGACGCGCCCATTTCGAGCATCGCGTTCAATTTCGCGCCAACCTCCTTGTTGCCGTAGAAGGAGCAGCGGTGGAGCGGTCCCTTCCACCCCGCCTGGTCGCATGCGGCTTTGTAGAACTGGAACTGCAGGATGCGCGCGAGGAAATAGCGCGTGTAGGGCGTGTTGCCCGGGATATGGAACTTCGCCCCCGCGTCGAAGGCCTCGGCCGGGCGCTGGCCCGGCGGGACGATGCCCTGATATTGGGTGCGCAGCTGGGTCCAGGCCTTGTTGTAATCGGCGGGCTTGATCGTGCCGTCGAACACGCCCCAGCGCCAGCGGTCGACGAGCAGGCCGAAGGGCAGGAAGGCGACCTTGTCCATCGCCTGGCGCAGCAAGAGGCCGGTGTCCTTGTCGGCGCTCGGCACTTTGGCCTCGTCGAGCAGGCCGATGTCCACCAGATATTGCGGCGTGATCGACAGCGCGACGAAATCGCCGATCGCCTCGTGGAAGCCGTCGTTGGCACCGTTGAGGTAGAGGAACGGCTGCTCCTTATAGGCGCGCTGGTAGTAGTTGTGGCCGAGTTCGTGGTGGATGGTGACGAAATCGTCGGCATTCACCTTGATGCACATCTTGATGCGGATATCGTCCTTGTTGTCGATATCCCACGCCGAGGCGTGGCACACGACCTCGCGGTCGGCGGGCTTGGTGAACATGCTGCGCTTCCAGAAAGTCTCGGGCAGCGCTTCCATGCCGAGCGACGAATAGAAATTCTCGCCCGCCTTGACCATGTCGAGCGGGCCCTTGCCCTTTTCGGTCAGGAGGTCGCCGATGTCGTAGCCGAGTTCGCCCGAACCCGCGGGCGCTACCAGCGGGTAGATATTGCCCCATTCCTGCGCCCACATATTGCCGAGCAGGTCGGCACGGATCGGACCGGTCTTGGGCTGCACCGCGTCGCCATATTTCTCGTTGAGCTTCGAGCGGACATAGGTGTGGAGCGCCATGTAGAGCGGCTTCACTTCCTGCCAAAGCCGCTCGGTGGTCTTGGCGAATTCCTCCGGCGGCATGTCGTAACCCGAGCGCCACATCGCGCCGGTGTTCGCGAAGCCCAGCTCCTTCGCGCCCTCATTGGCGATGCCGACCAGCTTGGCGTAATCCTGCTTCATCGGCGCGCCGACATTGTCGTGCCAGCTGGTCCACATTTCGGCGAATTCGGCGGGAGTGTGCTGGAGATTGCCCATCTCGGCCTCGATATCCGAGCCCGAGATTTCCTTGCCCTTCAGCGTGCCGCGCCCCTTGCCGTACTGCGACTGGAGGTCGGTCGCGATGCGGTTGAGCTCGGTCGCGGCGCCCGGCTTGGTCGGCGCGGGGAGGACGAGGCCGTTGCGCAAGATGTCGAGCTTGCGCTTGGTATCGTCGCTGAGCCCCGGCACGCTCGCATATTTCGCGGCCTCGAGCGCATATTTGACCGCCTTTTCGGTGCCGACGGCGTTGATCCGCGAGGCCATCGCGTCGGTGTCCTCGGTGAGGTAGGTCGCGTTGACCCAGTTCACCTGACTCGCCTCGACCGTATAGTCGAACAGATCCTTTTCGGCGGCGGCGATAAAGGCGTCGGCGTCCGCCGCGGTGGGTTGCGCCGACTTGCCGGCCGCGGGCTTGTCCTTCGCCTTTTCGGCCGCCAGCGCGGGGCCGGCGAGCGCGAGCGACAAGGCGA
This window contains:
- a CDS encoding AMP nucleosidase, whose protein sequence is MTSSSQNQNIADPAALVEGIIAELQTRFRASVSNLKSAIAAYVHDGTLPPADAAATGLFDYPAIRLTTTGEQREGQKGHNLSFGRFERAGVFETTVTRPDLFADYLRDQLTLLARHYDIEIEVTRTGQQIPFPYVLDASDGSDMGRVTPLELARHFPTTELADIGDELADGLFGADPAASQPLALFDALRTDFSLARLRHYTGTAPEHFQRYILFTNYHRYVDEFVAWAGAQVGQGRYTALAGAAGLYVDQPGTNASALVADSAWRRHQMPAYHLIAPDGGGITLVNIGVGPSNAKTICDHLAVLRPEAWLMIGHCGGLRPSQRIGDYVLAHAYLRDDHILDAVLPVEIPIPPIAEVQVALASAAEAVSGATGADLKKRMRTGTVVTTDDRNWELRYTDSALRFSQSRAIGIDMESATIAAQGYRFRVPYGTLLCVSDKPLHGELKLPGQANRFYEEAIAAHLQIGIRACETMRDEGAKLHSRKLRAFNEPPFR
- a CDS encoding SDR family NAD(P)-dependent oxidoreductase: MHNFATLSRSIAGRVAIVTGAASGMGRATALLLASEGAKVAVTDLDLAACEAVATEAGPNAKAFALDVADGEAIKRTVAEIAETFGGIDILINNAGVSSFAPLDAEDDYEAIWHRALAVMLTAHQRMVRAALPWLRESDAARIVNIASTEGLGATPGDTPYVAAKSGVVGLTRGLAVDLGKEGITVNCICPGPIRTGMTDKVPEEDKAVFAKRRTALRRYGEPEEVAHVTLSLVLPAASYITGAVIPVDGGLMARNA
- a CDS encoding OmpA family protein; its protein translation is MKVISRSPRLMLAVAMLASTASIGVAAQDSYPDQAITVNGELPSPDQMTKGPKVEGLISARTDGRMQVTTADGSNQTIAIADYTKIKGSGGFLGLSSNKLAADALLNGLPVTIDTYQWDGGLVANQIALKTKDLKTASMIRTGTAQGFAEQTAATEALRGRVGDIDQYNVKATTNVNFDTGKAVLTEQAKADLCAAANQANSTENALLLVVGYTDSTGSEELNQELSEKRASRVVNYLQQACGWKPYRMLTPTGMAEADPAADNSTPEGKAQNRRVAVNILVSKAVDGI
- a CDS encoding SDR family NAD(P)-dependent oxidoreductase, with the translated sequence MTIPNGTALITGASTGLGAVYADRLAKRGQDLILVARNAAQMEALATKLRAEHDIAVDVIAADLTNSDDVTRIEQRLIDDAAITLFVNNAGMSLNGGTLENSAAEIQTIIALNITAAARLAIAAGKGFAARGTGAIVNIASVLALAPETFEGVYSGSKAFLLNLSLSLANSVREQGVLVQAVLPGATRTEIWERSGKDIDAFPAEMVMDADDLVDAALLGLDRGEEVTIPPLADESQWDAYHAARLAMGPGLSRREVGERYRVSEGV
- a CDS encoding winged helix-turn-helix transcriptional regulator codes for the protein MGTQENNSGICPVDRGLMRVGDRWSILILRDIDRGLTRYDQIRTSLGIAPNILARRLAALTEAGLIEKRRYSARPPRDEYLLTEAGRDFLPILAAIGAWGRKHNGSGALTRQIDAETGEPVRPVVIDANTGAPLGSRPLRIEYPD
- a CDS encoding SRPBCC family protein gives rise to the protein MELKFRVAARIAKPVHEVFEAVADPAKLSNYFTTGGAKGRLETGATVEWDFHDFPGAFPVYVIEVVEDEKIVLEWQANEGEAPNVDGAELKDADYRTRVTMSFKALDDGRTLVEIAEEGWRENQGALGASYGNCQGWSQMLCALKVWIEHGINLREGMYK
- a CDS encoding ArsR/SmtB family transcription factor, translating into MSIHDQFDATFKALASPIRRQILDDLKDQPLTTGALCGHFADIDRCTVMQHLKVLEDAGLVIAERRGRERWNHLNAMPIQDIHDRWIGPHAAAASARLARFKQAVETAAT
- a CDS encoding M2 family metallopeptidase, which translates into the protein MKAMISTMSLALSLALAGPALAAEKAKDKPAAGKSAQPTAADADAFIAAAEKDLFDYTVEASQVNWVNATYLTEDTDAMASRINAVGTEKAVKYALEAAKYASVPGLSDDTKRKLDILRNGLVLPAPTKPGAATELNRIATDLQSQYGKGRGTLKGKEISGSDIEAEMGNLQHTPAEFAEMWTSWHDNVGAPMKQDYAKLVGIANEGAKELGFANTGAMWRSGYDMPPEEFAKTTERLWQEVKPLYMALHTYVRSKLNEKYGDAVQPKTGPIRADLLGNMWAQEWGNIYPLVAPAGSGELGYDIGDLLTEKGKGPLDMVKAGENFYSSLGMEALPETFWKRSMFTKPADREVVCHASAWDIDNKDDIRIKMCIKVNADDFVTIHHELGHNYYQRAYKEQPFLYLNGANDGFHEAIGDFVALSITPQYLVDIGLLDEAKVPSADKDTGLLLRQAMDKVAFLPFGLLVDRWRWGVFDGTIKPADYNKAWTQLRTQYQGIVPPGQRPAEAFDAGAKFHIPGNTPYTRYFLARILQFQFYKAACDQAGWKGPLHRCSFYGNKEVGAKLNAMLEMGASKPWPDALEAFTGSREMSGKAMAEYFAPLKAWLDEQNKGKPTGW